CCCGGTGGCATTTTCGGTTGTCACAAACAGAAAGTGTCCCCTACCGGGGACGCTTTCTCATACTTTGTGTCAGGCCGTCAGCTTTCACACCTCTTGTACCGTGGTCTACTGATCCATGCGACTGTTGATTCGGCCCGCGCTGCTGGCGTTGCTGGCCCTGCCGTCCAGCGCCGGAGCGCTGCTGGAGGACGACCTGCAGACGGTGCTGGGTTTCGGCCCCCGGGTGGCGGGCAGCCCGGCCAACGAAGCGGCGCGCGGGTATCTGGAAGCCCGGTTCCGGGCGCTGGGCTACCAGACGCGCCGCCAGCCTTTTGGCTACTCCCGTTTTGACGACCTGGGTTCGGACGTGAGTGTGGCCGGACAGGTGCGGGCGGGCCGGGCGCTGCAGGACTCTGCCGGGGGGACCGTGACTGCCACCGCCGTGCGCGTGCCCGGTGCCGGCACGCCTGAGGACTTTGCCCGTGTGGACGTGCGCGGCCGGGTGGCGGTGGTCACGCGCGGCGAGATTCCCTTTGTCCAGAAGGCCCGCGCTGCCCAGGCCGCGGGTGCGCTGGGCGTGGTCATCGTGAACCATGTGGCCGGCGAGCTGCGCGGCACCCTGGGCGAGCCGCTGGCCCTGCCGGTGCTGGGCGTCTCGCCGGAGGTGGGCGCGGCCCTGCCCGACGGCGCTCCCGTGACCCTGAACGTCCGCGTGCGCGAGGGCACGGTGCAGGGCGTCAACCTGATCGCCTTCAAGGGCGGGGGCGCGCCGCCGGAGGTGCTGTTCGGCGCCCATCTGGATTCGGTGTCCGGTGCGCCGGGAGCCAACGACAACCTCTCGGGCAGCCTGGCCGTGCTGGAGCTGGCGCGGCGGATGGCCAACACCCCGCTCTCGGCGCGCAGTTATTTCACGCTGTTCGACGGCGAGGAGGACGGCCTGCGGGGATCACGCGCCTTCGTTCAGGACCACCCGGAGGTGGTCGCAGGGCTGCGGGCCATGTTCAATCTGGACATGGTCGGCGTGAACGTCATGCCCCTGAGCATCAGCGGCGAGGCCGCCCTGGTCGCGGCGGCGCAGCGGGCCGGGGTGCCGGCCAGCGTGGGTGCGCCCGGCAGCAGCGATCAGGTGCCGTTCCGGCAGGCGGGCGTGCCCACCCTGTTCTTTCACCGGGGCCTGGACGCCCACTACCACCAGCCCGGAGATACGGCGCTCGACCCGGTGCTGGTCCGCGAGACGGTGGACGCCGCCCTGAAGATTGCCGGTGAAGTGCTGGGGCCGGTCCGGTGAAGTCGCGGTGCGGCTCCGCCACGGCCTACCCCTTCGCGCCCCCGCAGGAGCCGATATGCCCCATACCGCCGCCCGGCCCACCCCCCTGAGCCCCCAGGAACGCTGGACGCTGGCGGCGACGGTGGTGGGCTCCAGCATGGCCTTTCTGGACGGCACGGTGGTCAACGTGGCGCTGGCCTCGCTGCAGGCCGAGCTGGGTGCCACGGCGGCGGGGGTGCAGTGGGTGGTCAACGCCTACGCGCTGCTGCTCGCCGCACTCACGCTCTCGGGCGGGGCGCTGGGCGACGCTTACGGCCGCCGCCGGGTCTATGGCCTCGGCGTGGTCGTCTTTGCGCTCGCCTCGCTGGCCTGCGGGCTGGCCCCCAGCCTGCCGGTCCTGATCGCGGCGCGGGCGGTGCAGGGGGTGGGGGCCGCGCTGCTCGTGCCGGGCAGCCTCGCCATGATCGGGGCCATCTTTGATCCCCGGCGGCGGGGCCGGGGCGTGGGGCTGTGGAGTGCGGCGAGTTCGGTGATGACCCTGCTGGGGCCGGTGGCAGGCGGCCTGCTGGTGGACGCGGGCTCGTGGCGCTGGGTCTTTTTTATCAACCTGCCGCTGGCCGCCGGCGTGCTGTGGCTGCTGCGCCGTGTGCCCGAAACCCACGCCCCCGGCGCCCGCCCCGACTGGCCCGGCGCCCTGAGCGTCACGGCGGCGCTGGGCGGGCTGGCCTACGCCTTCACCCGCGCGGGCGAACACGGCTGGGACACCGTGACCTGGACCTCGCTGGCGGTCTCTGCGGCGGGCTTCGCTCTTTTTCTGTGGCACGAGGCCCGCACCGGGCGTCCCATGCTGCCGCTCTCGCTGTTCCGCAACCCGGTCTTTGCCGGCACCAACGCGCTCACCCTGCTGCTGTACGGCGCGCTGGGAGCCGTGGGGTTGTACCTGCCGCTGTACCTGATCGGCGCACTGGGCTACAGCGCCACCGCCGCCGGGGCCGCGCTGCTGCCGCTGTCGCTGCTGCTCGCCGGACTGTCGGGGGTGTTCGGCGCCCTGGCCGACCGGTATGGCCCGCGTCCCTTCCTGACCGCCGGTCCTGTCCTCGCCGGGGTGGGGTTTGCGCTGCTGGGGGTCGGCCGGAACTGGGGCGGGGGCAGCTACTGGACCGCCCTCCTGCCGGGCGCGCTGGTGCTGGGGCTGGGCATGGCCATGACGGTCGCGCCGCTGTCCAGCACGGTCATGGGCAGCGCCGGACGCAATCTCAGCGGTGTTGCCAGCGGGGTCAACAACGCCGTGGCCCGCGCCGGCGGGCTGCTCGCGGTCGCCGCGCTGGGCCTGCTGCTCGTCTCCAGCTACCGGGAGGCGCTGAGCACCCGCCTGGACGC
This Deinococcus aerophilus DNA region includes the following protein-coding sequences:
- a CDS encoding M28 family metallopeptidase translates to MRLLIRPALLALLALPSSAGALLEDDLQTVLGFGPRVAGSPANEAARGYLEARFRALGYQTRRQPFGYSRFDDLGSDVSVAGQVRAGRALQDSAGGTVTATAVRVPGAGTPEDFARVDVRGRVAVVTRGEIPFVQKARAAQAAGALGVVIVNHVAGELRGTLGEPLALPVLGVSPEVGAALPDGAPVTLNVRVREGTVQGVNLIAFKGGGAPPEVLFGAHLDSVSGAPGANDNLSGSLAVLELARRMANTPLSARSYFTLFDGEEDGLRGSRAFVQDHPEVVAGLRAMFNLDMVGVNVMPLSISGEAALVAAAQRAGVPASVGAPGSSDQVPFRQAGVPTLFFHRGLDAHYHQPGDTALDPVLVRETVDAALKIAGEVLGPVR
- a CDS encoding MFS transporter; the protein is MPHTAARPTPLSPQERWTLAATVVGSSMAFLDGTVVNVALASLQAELGATAAGVQWVVNAYALLLAALTLSGGALGDAYGRRRVYGLGVVVFALASLACGLAPSLPVLIAARAVQGVGAALLVPGSLAMIGAIFDPRRRGRGVGLWSAASSVMTLLGPVAGGLLVDAGSWRWVFFINLPLAAGVLWLLRRVPETHAPGARPDWPGALSVTAALGGLAYAFTRAGEHGWDTVTWTSLAVSAAGFALFLWHEARTGRPMLPLSLFRNPVFAGTNALTLLLYGALGAVGLYLPLYLIGALGYSATAAGAALLPLSLLLAGLSGVFGALADRYGPRPFLTAGPVLAGVGFALLGVGRNWGGGSYWTALLPGALVLGLGMAMTVAPLSSTVMGSAGRNLSGVASGVNNAVARAGGLLAVAALGLLLVSSYREALSTRLDAAGASPQLRQSAVAQASRLTDLQLPGSASAQTRGAVRVAFGDAFGDVALACGALGVLGGVAGFFFLGGTRPEDAA